The Catharus ustulatus isolate bCatUst1 chromosome 35, bCatUst1.pri.v2, whole genome shotgun sequence nucleotide sequence ccaaaaattccaaccCCCCCAAACTTGTCCCTGTTTGGGGCCAGCGTTGAtaagggagagggagggggctAAAAATAGCTCCTTatcagcccctcccccaccacgaggggacagagctgctcctccccccacccaaaataaataaataaccccAAGGACACCCAGGACACGATGacacccccaaaatcatcccaaaaaaataaaaatcacaaaattccGAAGATTATCCTGAAAATTATCCAGAataatccccccaaaaaatcctaaaaattccaCATTTATCACAAAAATTCCTGGGACATCCCACCctaaatcaccccaaaaaaaatcccaaaaattcctcaaatgATCCCAAATTGacccctcccaaattccctccaCTTTGAGAcgacccctcccccaaaattccccccaaaatccaacccaaaattgccccaaaaattccccaaaacccaaccccaaattccctcaaatcCAACCccgaattccccccaaatccaacccaaaattccccaaaattcctcccaaaccattcctggagcccaaattccccaaaattccccaaaactcctcccagaccccccccaaatccaaccgagaccccccaaaacctccccaaattccccccaaaaatcccaaattccctcccaaaaattccttcgGGACTTCCCTTAATTCCCTCtaaatttccccccaaaatccccaaaaacctccctgggATTTTGAGACCCTCCCTGgactcccccaaacccctcaggaccccaaagcccccccaggaccccccaaattctccccaccCCGGTACCTGTGGGAGCGGAGCCGTGGGAAAGCGGCGGCGCTTTATGaatgggagggggcggggcctcgggGGGCGGGGCTTaaagggggcgggggggggatttggggggattttgggggggtccagagaggatttgggggtcctaagaggattttgggggtcctgaggggatctttgggggtctctggggggaattggggggttttgggggggatttttgggtgttctgggaggattttggggggtcttgaggggattttggaggtcctgagggaatttggggggattctggggggattttggggggctgaTTTGGGGCAGGGGGTCTCAGGCACTGGCaggataatttggggaggggtcttgggggacagggagggggatttggggtgattttggggccaattttggggtgattttggggtctctgggtaAAACGGAcgatttgggtctggggtctcactgCGGGGGGGGCACCTTGCGGAACCGGGCGTGGCCTGGGGGCTCCCCAGGCCCCCCCCAGGGCTCGAAGCCCCCTCCCCTGgccagcgccgccgcccgcgcccgCAGCGCCTCCAGCTGGGGGGGGCGCAGGGTGGGCACGAAcctggggggagagggggggggaattgggtctgggggctgcccagagcctggggaggggctcgtttgggtctgggggtgttaattaattcaatttgggtctgggggctgcacTCAcgtgggcagctccagcagcagggtggccCCGGGCGCAGCCAAAGCCCCCAGGGAGGGGCTCAGGGCCGGCAATGACCTGGGCAGGGGGGAGGAGACCCCAGACtcatttggggaggggtcctcGGGGGATTTTGGGACCTCACagaaacccccagacccctcccacGAATTCCAAAATCTGCAGggccccccaaaacctccccaggaccccccaaaacctccccaggaccccccaaaaaccccccaggaccccccaaaaaaacccccaggacACTTCtaggacccccaaaacctcccccaaaatcccccagaaccCTCAaaacctccccaggacccccaaaaccctcccagaCCCTTccaagacccccaaaatcccctcagacccccccaggacccccacccacctccagcccagcaccagcagccgGCAGAGCCCCCCGAGGCGGGcgggggtctcggggggtcCCCCCAGGGGCAGGAACCGAATCCGGAGCGGGAGAGGAGCCAGCGGGCctggggggagattttgggggggtcagagagggtctgggggtgtttttggggggtcctgagggggtctggggggtcagggtcactcagggtcactcagggtcactcgGGGTCACTCACCCAGCGGGTTGGAATCGTCACTGGGGGGGTCCCGCCgctctggggaggggtctcggtCCCcaggggggtctctgggggggtctctgggggtctccccctgcagcagctccgtCAGCAGCTCGGTGACAGCGCCCAGGGACACCTCGGTGGCCgtctggggaggggggagagagagagaccccccccaaaataaaacagagagagagagacccccccaaataaaacagagagagagagagaccccccaaaataaaacagagagagagagacccccccccaaataaaacagagagagagagagacccCCCCAAACAAAATAGAGAAACAGAGACCccctaaaataaaacagagaccccccccaaataaaacagagagagagagaccccccccaaaataaaacagagagagagagaccccccaaaataaaacagagagagagaccccccccaaaataaaacagagagaccccccaaaataaaatagagagaccccccccaaataaAATAGAGAccctcaaaataaaacagagagagaaatcccctaaataaaacagagagaccccccccaaataaaacagagaaacagagacCCTCATggacccctcccccaaataaaacagagagagagagagacccccccaaataaaacagagagagagTGATCCCCCCCaaataaaacagagagagagagagaccccccaaataaaacagagacccccagggacccctccccaccccagggccccctccccaccccagggacccctcacCCCCCCCAggccccctccccaccttggCATCCCCGCGCGGCTCCAGGCCGAAGATGAGGAAGGGTCCGGTGACCACGTCCCCCCAGTAGGAGGGGGGGGACAGCGAGCGGCCgtcctggggacagagggaccagagtgaccatgggagtgaccacagtgaccaaaggagtgaccacagtgaccacaggagtgaccagagtgaccacaggagtgaccagagtgaccacagtgaccacagcagTGACCAGAGGGACCAGAGCAGTGACCAGAGTGATGTCATTGGTGTGGGGgcacacacagagtgaccacagtgaccagagtgaccacagtgatGTCATTGGCATGGGGATACACACAGAGCGACCGCAGGAGTGACCACAGGAGTAACCGATGATGTCATTGGCGTGTGAGGGCACACAtagagtgaccacagtgaccacaggaATGACCAGAGTGATGTCATTGGTGTGAGAGCACACAGAGTGACCAAAGTGACCACAGGAGTGACCACAATGACCAcagcagtgaccacagtgaTGTCATTGGTGTGGGGgcacacacagagtgaccacaggagtgaccacagtgaccacaggaGTGATCAGAGTGATGTCAATAGTGTGGGCACtcacagagtgaccacagtgaccacagcagTGACCAGTGTGATGTCATTGGTGTGAGGGCACACAtagagtgaccacagtgaccatgggagtgaccacagtgaccagagtgaccatGGGAGTGACCACAGTGATGTCACTGGTGTGAGGGCACacagagtgaccagagtgaccccaggagTGACCACAGTGATGTCACTGGTGtgggcacacacagagtgaccacagtgaccacaggaGCGATCAGAGTGATGTCAATAGTGTAGgcacacacagagtgaccagagtgaccacagcagtgaccacagtgaccagagtgaccccagcagtgaccacagtgaTGTCATTGGTGTGGGGgcacacacagagtgaccacagtgaccagagtgaccatAGTGACCCCGTGCcatcccccctgtccccactcacggcgcggggccgggggtcGCTCAGCAGGGTGGGGTTGGGCGTGGCCgcccttcctccccttcctcctcctcctcctcctcctcctcctgctgctcctcctcctcctgctgctcctcccccGAAGGCGGCGCCGCTCTCGCGCCAGCGCCCGAACTCGGCCGGGGACAGCGcggtggccttggggacagggggtggcacCGCTCAGGACGGCCCCAGGGTCACCCTGTCCTGGAgatcccacccaaaatcccgGAGATTCCAACCAAAATCCACAGATCTcacccaaaatcacagaaatttcacccaaaatccagcGGATTTCACCCTAAATCCCAAAGATTTTGCCCAAAATCACGGAGATTTCACCCAAATTCCACAGATTTCACCAAAATTCCAGAgatttcacccaaaatcacGGAgattccacccaaaatccacagatTCCACTCAAAATCCTGGAGATTCCACCCAAATTCTGCAGATTTAACCCAAAATCACACAGATTTCACCCAAAATCGGcagatttcaccccaaatcccagagattCCACCAGAAATCTGGGAGATTTCACCCAAAATACCAGagatttcacccaaaatcccaaaaatttcaaccaaatcccacagatttcacccaaaatccaaGAGATTTCACTCAAATCCCAAAGATTTCACCCAAATCCTGCAGATTTAACCCAAAATCACAAAGATTTCACACAAATCCCACAGATCTCACCCAAAATCTGCAGATTTCGCCCAAAATCACAAAGATTTCACATAAAACCCCACAGATTTCACCCAAAACTCCACAGAGATTTTTCCCAAACTCCCCCgatttttcccaaatccccaatttcccctaattcccaattttccccaaaatccctggttttccccccaaatccccgattttcccccaaaccccaattttccccaaatccccgatTTTCCCCCGTTACCCCGCGCGGCTGCAGCGCCATCCGCAGGTCCCAATCCGCCAGCGCCGCCCTGCTGTCGTAGCGCGCCCCGAGGcgccgccgcagccgccgctcCCAGCCCGGCGGGCCCGGCTCGGTTCCCGGTTCCGATCCCGGTTCTGCTCCCAGT carries:
- the DNAAF3 gene encoding dynein axonemal assembly factor 3, which gives rise to MAAELEAAVGTVCWWGLSPAIDLRLHLPPEPDPAAEASVLLVGAAEGRHLLLTAARARRGPPRSITLFVAEQSPEPVARQLLFLLLALESPERPRPAARAAAILELLGSGTLRAGTAELLRGAAGRLRRWVSSDRHREPDREPDREQNREQNREQNRDPTGPAELGLMKCRDRDALEAVLRRWERAVPVPGAEPGSEPGSEPGSGPGSEPGAEPGSVPGSELGAEPGSEPGTEPGPPGWERRLRRRLGARYDSRAALADWDLRMALQPRGDGRSLSPPSYWGDVVTGPFLIFGLEPRGDAKTATEVSLGAVTELLTELLQGETPRDPPRDPPGDRDPSPERRDPPSDDSNPLGPLAPLPLRIRFLPLGGPPETPARLGGLCRLLVLGWRSLPALSPSLGALAAPGATLLLELPTFVPTLRPPQLEALRARAAALARGGGFEPWGGPGEPPGHARFRKVPPPQ